From a region of the Daphnia pulicaria isolate SC F1-1A chromosome 1, SC_F0-13Bv2, whole genome shotgun sequence genome:
- the LOC124320218 gene encoding vitellogenin-like: MVKICSSLFVLLGLVCLTWGWEPGTQYVYNYVGRSMAGIHKLKQQNAVVELKSIVTVQSVDEYTLAVQLTYSSVSRNGYFLGNPLDRTQDIQGEEDEIPDLDILYAPFTIYHKQGSISGIKTGAGEPLWIVNIKKSIASQLQLDVTGVRNEGAAFNYKAATKDGEKAALTVLEDSLTGDCSTSIEISRLPYAQVFASAGFKLESFDDVCGSKPVYQILKTKDFNNCKTNPAWHTTTSNVYNCDLDKANCGDFLKRTSVTKYVACGESLSKLTIVYAGGYSDLMAQPFATKTDELVNAVITKWTLEKKESIGSHLAAPAYPKEHKSLNYVFGDFNQLSQDGVAVQPNLHSAYAKSPAPIEALHGSVLDSLQVVASDLKENSDSDQDNLDRLAVIGRVLPMFSLDELRYLWEDVKNQDAVIVNLFIDCAVQAGSNPTVMLIKELIETEQITGEQASWAVAALGYHVKTPTQELLKELVSLLKSGPVQSSKTLLQTALMTVADLLNSACSSRFSAAKKYPVSVMGDFCDSKSKIITNEFVPFLAKALESSTEVFDRIVVLTAMGSLGVEEIVPVLLPVIRGNGKYDDTAERIRAILSLQRVVFTAPEKIHPILTSLAGNVGERPEVRMTSLGLLLMSNAPQSVWQKFAASSWFEPSRQVGSFIHTLIHSLSKAPSTTPLLADLVKKANVAWPLVKIVPFGQPFSYGDIRSSRLDEGITVMMRTVSLRDPDQSFSAYFSNSYYYELGPLSREPLTVTLWNFNMHDIWMSVMSKIYGAVTPKYGVMWAQGEKLGDKKESTLKGIWDALYATARPADKTAGLLHIDLLGGSVNRFINFANLEQSIPKFMAANMNQTKESKISVTKYRLLGDYNARFATELGLPMRYLFNLATVLSMQGSIKSDGKGGIDTDINSLWTWKVLGEIRVDIPFSGSYIATGVDVLIDSHMPRGVNFAYPAEKWIINFAPPSKVTDLLYYCVKPYTISRSFIKPTLEGQDLYIISVTDKPINRDFNLGGQFMGINVKLYEKSEVANSDKESWKQWLSKWDINSWSNLGMVPNELNSRKYMIRYDPYGTTAKMISTSMFYQYAAKSSTNNLIYETGSSKARYPNEPEVISYSPIRDHFRPMVVNLFKDIENGNARVMEATVTAEHQDGTLDHFFSKFGISMNTRYTKDCTEWQTEHSTTSPKGYSKINSKICYKAVRKWNNPPIYGFSKDMLEMTEEDDIGFGPECEHKVRFTAKLSRDESAAQVALNSASGKQCLKDMASGLEGSPACTAARKLDHIYNNYELKSATENMSDSWLQWARGFVFGLNSLLEPFIVEHKHAQTNTPGQASWNIKRDPLTGDSDMTWVRPHETVVAKNVRWDALKEWKRFSPLTFAFAQVYYPLNAGSNFIQDSLELFSGGVSESKCYVGSSSVDTFDGASYKYAVDGNDHVLLTDCSRRSQIAILARKGNYGQKIITVHLGKDTIEMDPTAYVSVNGAKTDFTKMEKGSFIEIRTPGSKSIKMVVFPMPEGGLIFDIRSIQFWMKIKGDYVELSAPIHIRGKACGLCGDFNQELTGEFKTADRCALTSGELMAASFKLKSGDNYSDNYEKKSCLSADQQFNTYLPDYDLKATGYSMKGKCEDYDNQEFGRKNYYHL, from the exons ATGGTCAAAATTTGttcgtctctttttgttttgt TGGGCCTTGTGTGTCTGACATGGG GATGGGAACCGGGTACGCAGTACGTGTACAACTACGTCGGTCGCTCGATGGCCGGTATTCACAAACTGAAACAACAAAATGCCGTAGTTGAATTGAAAAGCATTGTCACCGTTCAAAGCGTCGATGAATATACCCTCGCCGTCCAG CTGACTTACAGTAGCGTTAGCCGCAACGGCTATTTCTTGGGTAACCCATTGGACAGAACGCAAGACATTCAAGGGGAAGAGGACGAAATCCCCGACTTGGATATTCTCTACGCTCCGTTCACCATTTACCACAAACAGGGCTCG ATTTCCGGAATTAAAACGGGAGCTGGTGAGCCTTTGTGGATCGTCaacatcaagaaaagcatCGCCAGCCAGTTGCAACTGGACGTTACGGGTGTCCGTAATGAAGGCGCTGCTTTCAACTACAAAGCGGCCACTAAGGATGGCGAGAAAGCCGCGCTGACCGTTTTGGAG GATTCTTTGACTGGAGATTGCAGTACTTCCATTGAAATTAGCCGCTTGCCCTACGCTCAGGTCTTTGCTTCCGCTGGATTCAAACTTGAATCCTTCGATGATGTTTGCGGAAGCAAACCTGTTTATCAAATCCTTAAAACCAAAGACTTTAACAACTGCAAGACTAACCCAGCTTGGCACACGACTACCTCAAATGTCTACAATTGTGACTTGGACAAGGCAAACTGCGGCGATTTCTTGAAg CGTACATCAGTGACTAAATATGTGGCTTGCGGAGAATCTTTGTCGAAGCTCACTATCGTTTATGCCGGTGGTTACAGTGACCTGATGGCTCAACCATTCGCCACTAAAACCGACGAGTTGGTCAACGCCGTTATCACAAAATGGAcattggagaaaaaagaaagcatCGGCTCACACTTGGCCGCTCCAGCTTATCCCAAAGAGCACAAGAGCCTGAACTACGTCTTTGGTGATTTCAACCAACTGAGCCAGGATGGAGT TGCTGTTCAGCCTAATTTGCATAGTGCTTACGCCAAGAGCCCAGCACCCATTGAGGCTCTGCATGGCAGCGTCTTGGACAGCCTCCAGGTTGTTGCTAGCGATTTGAAGGAGAACTCCGATTCCGACCAGGACAATCTCGATCGTCTGGCTGTCATTGGTCGTGTTTTGCCCATGTTCTCTCTGGATGAGTTGAGATATTTGTGGGAAGATGTTAAGAATCAAGATGCTGTTATTGT GAATTTGTTTATTGATTGCGCTGTTCAAGCCGGAAGTAACCCGACTGTCATGTTGATTAAGGAGTTAATTGAGACCGAACAGATCACTGGAGAACAGGCATCATGGGCTGTGGCTGCTCTCGGCTATCACGTCAAAACACCAACTCAGGAGCTCCTCAAAGAGCTTgtt agTCTGTTGAAGTCTGGTCCAGTGCAATCGTCCAAGACATTGCTGCAAACTGCCCTGATGACGGTGGCCGATCTGTTGAATTCCGCTTGCAGCTCTCGTTTCTCTGCCGCCAAGAAATATCCCGTTTCTGTCATGGGAGATTTCTGCGACAGCAAGAGCAAAATCATTACCAATGAATTTGTACCTTTCCTCGCCAAGGCACTGGAGTCTAGCACGGAAGTCTTTGATCGCATTGTCGTTCTGACCGCAATGGGATCCCTCGGCGTCGAGGAAATTGTTCCCGTTCTTTTGCCCGTCATCCGCGGTAACGGAAAATACGATGACACTGCCGAACGTATCCGCGCCATCCTTTCGCTCCAACGTGTCGTCTTCACTGCCCCGGAAAAG ATTCACCCGATTTTGACCAGTTTGGCTGGTAATGTCGGTGAGCGCCCTGAAGTCCGCATGACTTCACTGGGTCTGCTATTGATGTCAAACGCTCCTCAGTCTGTGTGGCAGAAATTCGCCGCCAGTTCTTGGTTTGAGCCTAGCCGCCAAGTTGGATCATTCATCCACACTCTGATTCATTCTCTCAGCAAAGCGCCATCTACTACCCCCTTGCTAGCGGATCT tgtTAAAAAGGCCAACGTTGCCTGGCCCCTGGTCAAGATTGTGCCGTTTGGACAGCCGTTCTCCTACGGCGATATTCGCTCATCCCGTTTGGACGAAGGTATCACCGTCATGATGCGCACCGTCAGTCTCCGTGATCCCGACCAATCTTTTTCCGCCTACTTTTCAAACTCGTACTATTACGAGCTTGGTCCGTTGAGCAGAGAACCTCTGACG GTGACCCTGTGGAACTTCAACATGCATGACATTTGGATGAGCGTCATGAGCAAAATCTACGGCGCAGTGACTCCCAAGTATGGCGTTATGTGGGCCCAAGGAGAGAAATTAGGCGATAAGAAAGAAAGCACATTAAAGGGAATTTGGGATGCTCTGTACGCCACTGCTCGCCCGGCCGATAAAACTGCTGGACTCTTGCACATCGACCTATTGGGAGGTTCTGTTAACCGTTTCATCAACTTCGCTAATTTGGAACAGTCTATTCCGAAGTTCATGGCTGCCAACAtgaatcaaacaaaagaaagcaaaATTAGCGTCACCAAATATCGTTTGCTGGGCGATTACAATGCCCGCTTTGCCACCGAGCTGGGTCTGCCCATGCGCTACTTGTTCAATTTGGCCACGGTCCTTTCCATGCAAGGCAGCATTAAGAGTGACGGAAAGGGTGGCATTGATACTGACATCAACTCTTTGTGGACCTGGAAGGTATTGGGTGAAATCCGCGTGGACATTCCCTTCAGCGGTAGTTACATCGCCACCGGAGTCGACGTTCTCATTGATTCCCATATGCCGAGGGGGGTGAATTTCGCTTATCCTGCCGAGAAATGGATCATTAATTTTGCCCCCCCTAGTAAGGTGACCGACCTTCTCTATTACTGCGTCAAACCTTATACCATAAGTCGCAGTTTCATCAAACCAACCCTCGAAGGTCAAGATCTCTACATCATCAGCGTTACCGATAAGCCAATTAATCGCGATTTCAATCTTGGAGGGCAATTTATGGGCATCAACGTAAAACTTTATGAGAAAAGCGAGGTAGCTAACTCTGACAAAGAGTCCTGGAAGCAGTGGCTCTCCAAGTGGGACATCAACAGCTGGTCCAACCTTGGCATGGTCCCGAACGAACTCAATAGTCGCAAGTACATGATTCGTTACGATCCCTACGGCACCACGGCTAAAATGATTTCAACTTCCATGTTTTACCAATATGCGGCCAAATCCAGCACCAATAATTTGATTTACGAGACAGGGTCCAGCAAGGCGAGATATCCTAACGAGCCAGAGGTGATTTCTTACAGTCCAATCCGCGATCATTTCCGCCCAATGGTCGTCAATCTGTTCAAAGACATTGAAAATGGCAACGCTCGAGTAATGGAAGCAACGGTCACGGCGGAACATCAAGATGGAACCCTTGATCATTTCTTCTCTAAATTTGGCATTTCCATGAATACCCGGTACACCAAGGATTGCACCGAATGGCAAACCGAGCACAGCACGACTAGTCCCAAAGGTTACTCGAAAATTAACTCGAAAATCTGCTACAAGGCCGTCCGTAAGTGGAATAATCCCCCTATTTATGGATTCAGCAAAGACATGCTGGAAATGACCGAAGAGGACGACATCGGATTCGGACCTGAATGTGAACACAAAGTCCGTTTCACAGCCAAACTCAGCCGTGACGAATCTGCTGCCCAGGTCGCTCTCAACAGCGCTTCCGGAAAACAATGTCTTAAGGATATGGCTTCCGGATTGGAAGGCAGTCCCGCTTGCACCGCAGCTCGTAAATTAGACCACATTTACAACAACTACGAATTGAAATCCGCGACCGAAAACATGTCCGATTCCTGGCTGCAATGGGCTCGTGGATTCGTGTTTGGCTTGAATTCGCTCCTTGAACCATTCATAGTTGAGCACAAACACGCCCAGACCAATACTCCCGGACAGGCCAGCTGGAACATCAAACGAGACCCGCTCACCGGAGACAGCGACATGACATGGGTTCGTCCTCATGAAACGGTAGTGGCCAAAAATGTTCGCTGGGACGCCTTGAAGGAATGGAAGCGTTTTTCTCCGTTGACCTTCGCCTTCGCACAGGTCTACTACCCTTTGAATGCCGGAAGCAATTTTATCCAAGACTCACTCGAATTGTTCTCGGGGGGAGTCTCCGAGTCCAAGTGCTACGTTGGATCCAGTTCCGTCGACACTTTCGATGGCGCTTCTTACAAGTACGCCGTTGACGGCAATGACCACGTCCTGTTGACCGACTGCAGCAGGAGATCGCAGATTGCCATTCTCGCCCGTAAGGGTAACTATGGCCAGAAAATCATCACCGTTCACTTGGGCAAGGATACCATTGAAATGGATCCCACCGCTTACGTTTCCGTCAACGGAGCCAAGACTGATTTCACTAAAATGGAAAAGGGAAGTTTCATCGAGATCCGCACCCCTGGTTCCAAGTCCATCAAAATGGTTGTCTTCCCCATGCCCGAAGGAGGTTTGATTTTCGACATCCGAAGCATCCAATTCTGGATGAAGATCAAGGGAGATTACGTTGAGCTTTCAGCCCCCATTCACATTCGCGGCAAAGCATGTGGTTTGTGCGGTGATTTTAACCAGGAGCTTACCGGCGAATTCAAGACTGCCGATCGTTGCGCTTTGACTTCCGGCGAACTTATGGCTGCTAGCTTCAAG CTGAAATCTGGAGATAACTACTCAGATAACTACGAGAAAAAGTCTTGCCTGTCTGCTGATCAGCAATTCAACACTTATCTTCCTGATTATGACTTGAAGGCTACTGGATATTCCATGAAAGGAAAATGTGAAGACTATGACAACCAAGAATTTGGACGCAAAAATTACTACCATTTGTAA